The region CCGGGCCTTATGGCAACATGCCCGGTATGGAGAGTTCTGAACGGGCGGGACTGGTGCTGCGTCCGTTCCACGGCGTCCGTTACGCGGTGGACGACCCGGCCGCTGTCACCTCGCCTCCGTACGATCTCATCTCCCCTGAGGAACTGCGGGAACTGCTCGGTCGTCATCCGAACAACGTGGTGCGGCTGATCCTTCCCGGAGTCAGCCACTACGGCGAGGCGAGCGCGGCGCTGACCGCCTGGCTGGCCGACGGAGTGCTGGCGGTCGACACCCTGCCCGGCCTGTACGTGTACGAGCAGAGCGGCGTCGGCTTCCTGCAGCGGGGCCTGATCGGGGCGGTGGGCGTCGGGTCGACCGCCGTCCTCGCGCACGAGAACGTGCTGCCCGAGCCGGTCGCCGACCGCCTCGCGCTGATGCGGGCGACCCAGGCCAACCTGGAGCCGATCTTCCTTCTCTACGAGGGTGGCGGCACCGCCTCCCGGCTGGTCGACGACGTGGCGACCCAGCGCTTCCCGTCCATGGACGTCCGGACGGGTGAGGGCGTGCACCACCGTCTGTGGGCGGTGACCGACCCGAACGAGATCGAGGCCGTCGCCGAGGACCTGCGCGAGCGCCAGGCGCTGATCGCCGACGGGCATCACCGTTACGCGACGTACGAGGCCCTGCGGAAGGATCACCTCGGGCCCGGCCCCTGGGACTACGGCCTGGCCTACCTGGTCGACTCCACGGTGTATCCGCCCGATCTGCAGGCCATCCACCGGGTTGTTCCGGGGCTGCCCCTGCAGGAGGCGGCCGCACGGGCCAAGGGCGCGTGGCAGGTCCACGAGTTCGCCTCCGTCGAGGACGCCCTGGCAGCGCTCACCAGGGCGGCCGGGCCCGCCTTCGTGCTCGCCGGCGAGGGC is a window of Microbispora sp. NBC_01189 DNA encoding:
- a CDS encoding DUF1015 domain-containing protein yields the protein MESSERAGLVLRPFHGVRYAVDDPAAVTSPPYDLISPEELRELLGRHPNNVVRLILPGVSHYGEASAALTAWLADGVLAVDTLPGLYVYEQSGVGFLQRGLIGAVGVGSTAVLAHENVLPEPVADRLALMRATQANLEPIFLLYEGGGTASRLVDDVATQRFPSMDVRTGEGVHHRLWAVTDPNEIEAVAEDLRERQALIADGHHRYATYEALRKDHLGPGPWDYGLAYLVDSTVYPPDLQAIHRVVPGLPLQEAAARAKGAWQVHEFASVEDALAALTRAAGPAFVLAGEGPAHLLTDPDPLQVEHAMPAEHSARWRTLDTSVLTMFLLPKVWGITDSEQSVMVVHHDPLAAVEKARRLGGTAVLLKPLATDDVLTVAAQGERVPRKSTSFGPKPRTGLVMRSFAAD